TCCAGGTGCTCGAACGGGCCCTGGTGGCGTCCGGCACCGAGCTGACCACGGTCGCGATGCGCCGGGTTGACCCCTCGGTGAGGGGCTCCGTGCTGTCGGTCCTCGACCGGCTGGGGATCAGGGTGCTGCCGAACACCGCGGGCTGCTTCACCGCGGGCGAGGCGGTCCTCACCGCCCGCCTCGCGCGTGAGGCGCTCGGCACCGACCTGGTCAAGCTGGAGGTCGTCGCCGACGAGCGGACGCTGCTGCCCGACCCGATCGAACTGCTCGACGCGGCCGAGACCCTCGTCGACGACGGCTTCACGGTGCTGCCGTACACCAACGACGACCCGGTCCTCGCGCGCAGGCTCCAGGACGTGGGGTGCGCGGCGATCATGCCGCTGGGTTCGCCGATCGGTTCGGGGCTCGGCATCCGC
The sequence above is a segment of the Streptomyces griseoviridis genome. Coding sequences within it:
- a CDS encoding thiazole synthase codes for the protein MADDPFVLGGTSFTSRLIMGTGGAPGLQVLERALVASGTELTTVAMRRVDPSVRGSVLSVLDRLGIRVLPNTAGCFTAGEAVLTARLAREALGTDLVKLEVVADERTLLPDPIELLDAAETLVDDGFTVLPYTNDDPVLARRLQDVGCAAIMPLGSPIGSGLGIRNPHNFELIVEHARVPVILDAGAGTASDAALAMELGCAGVMLASAVTRAQEPQLMADAMRHAVEAGRLAYRAGRIPRRHFARASSPQEGLARLDPERPAF